From the Halococcus saccharolyticus DSM 5350 genome, the window GGAGGTCGTGGACGAGCACCACCTCGAAGGCACTTACCACTTCGAGGACTTCCGGGACGCCCTGGAGTTCACCTACGAGGTCGGCGAACTCGCCGAAGAGGAGTGGCACCACCCAGACCTCCACCTCTCGTGGGGCGAAGTCATCGTCGAGATGTGGACTCACAAGATCGACGGGCTATTTAAAACGGATTTCATCATGGCCGCCCGGATGGATCGCATCCACGAAGAGTACGCGCCCGACGAGTGACGGACCGGGAACGCCGAGACGCCGCGATCACTGTCGGTATCGCGTTCGGTGTCGGGCTGTGCCGCTGAAAGGGTGCTGCGTTCCGGTCGAACATGCGGACACAGCTCGCGATGCAGATCGGCACCGCGATCGGCTACTTCCTCGTCGCCGACCGCGACGACCGCTCGGCTGACGAAACGACGAACTCCGCGTAGACGATCCGCGTCGCACACCGATTTATGTCCCGACGATCGTAATCGCCAGTATGCAGGAGACCCGCCGCGAAGTCCTCGACGCCATCGCCGACGGCCCCATCTCCGGCCCTGATCTCGCCGCGAGGCTCGACGTCTCGCGCGCGGCGGTCTGGAAACACGTCGAGGCGCTCCGCGAGGCCGGCTTCGGGATCGAAAGCGACGATTCGGGATACCGACTCGATGGCGTCCCCGAGTACGGCGGCGAGGCGATCGAGTTCGATCTCGGTGCACCCTTCGAAATCGAGTATCACGACAGCCTGCCGAGTACCAACGCTCGGGCGCGCGAACTCGCCGCCGAGGGTGCGACCGATGTCGCGGTGGTCGCCGACGAGCAGACCGGCGGTCGGGGGCGGCTCGATCGGGGCTGGGTCTCGCCACCCGGCGGCGTCTGGCTGAGCGTACTCTGTCGGCCCGATCTGCCCCCGGCCCACGCACCGATCCTGACGCTCGCGGCGGCGGTTGCGGCTGCCGAGGCGGCCCGTGAGGCCGGCGTCGACGCCCGGATCAAGTGGCCGAACGACCTCCTCGTTCCCGGGGCGGACAGCGACGAAAAGCTCGCAGGCATCCTCACCGAGATGGAGGGCGAGGCCGATCGTGTCTCGTGGGTCGTCGTCGGTATCGGGATCAACGTCCGCGAAGACGGGCTTCCCGAGGGAGCGACCGGCTTGCTCGCCCACACCGACGCAGTCGA encodes:
- a CDS encoding biotin--[acetyl-CoA-carboxylase] ligase, which codes for MQETRREVLDAIADGPISGPDLAARLDVSRAAVWKHVEALREAGFGIESDDSGYRLDGVPEYGGEAIEFDLGAPFEIEYHDSLPSTNARARELAAEGATDVAVVADEQTGGRGRLDRGWVSPPGGVWLSVLCRPDLPPAHAPILTLAAAVAAAEAAREAGVDARIKWPNDLLVPGADSDEKLAGILTEMEGEADRVSWVVVGIGINVREDGLPEGATGLLAHTDAVDRRIFVQRLLERFDTLRDDPKAVMPAWRDHALTLGQRVRVETTTDEIVGEAVDVEFPGSLVVETDDGRVRVHTGDCEHLRPA
- a CDS encoding 4a-hydroxytetrahydrobiopterin dehydratase, which translates into the protein MAESELAERECIACTSDDDPLTGKEIDEFYANIDGSVWEVVDEHHLEGTYHFEDFRDALEFTYEVGELAEEEWHHPDLHLSWGEVIVEMWTHKIDGLFKTDFIMAARMDRIHEEYAPDE